The Verrucomicrobiia bacterium genome segment GCTCAGTCTCTTCAACCTGATGTTCTCCCGACGGTTTGGCGCGAGTCCGGGCCAGTGGCGTCACCGGCACGGACGACCGCGCGCCCAACGCGGGAAACGCGCTCCAGCACCGGCCGCGGCGCCGGCCTGATGCAGGATGTCAGACTCCGTGGGTGCGTGAAGAACGTCCGCCGATGCCACGCCCGCGCCGGCTTGGGATGCGGCATCAACTTTCCAACGGCCCCGCCAAAGCCTGCAATGCCCGCTGCTTCGGCGCGGCTTTACGCTGTTGGTTCAGCTCCGTCTGAATCTGCCGCCGCAGTCGGGTCACTTCGCGGGACCGGCCGCATCGGGCCAGACTGTGCCCGATGACCTCCCCATCTTGCACGGCGCCGAGAACTTCCTGTGCGGCGATGAGCGCGCGCACGACGGGGCTGTGGGCCATCTCGCGCCGCGGCAGCACCAATTCCTCCAGGTAACGCCAGCGGCGGATGCGGCGCCGCAAGGCGTGCAGCTCCGGGGTTGCAAACGTGGCCGCCTGCGCGACGTCCGCGCGGCAGCGGGCGGCCAGTGCGTGCCGCCATTTGGTGAAGCGTGCCGCCAGTTTTTCCGCCCCGACTTTTGCAAGGGCACGCGACTTGGGTGGGCGCGCTTCGCGTCGCAACGTCCGG includes the following:
- a CDS encoding CHAD domain-containing protein, with protein sequence MKPGRLRKRWQRALTASLKRSETLLRRRGPLNATAVHDLRVALRRARLLLQLGNPHRDHHRTRLFRAAARQIMDVLAPIRDFDVTLQWVRAQQASPALLTRVLQERAQSWQPAERHLRTLRREARPPKSRALAKVGAEKLAARFTKWRHALAARCRADVAQAATFATPELHALRRRIRRWRYLEELVLPRREMAHSPVVRALIAAQEVLGAVQDGEVIGHSLARCGRSREVTRLRRQIQTELNQQRKAAPKQRALQALAGPLES